The genomic region TTGTCTTGATCTATGTTGTTTGAGGTAGGTGCAGAAGTTTTCAAGAGGAAAGTCCGAGGGTCGTGGTTGCACAGATTGAAGCCAATGCGTCGCTCCTGCTGCGTTTGTCTTCGACCCCTGTCAGCGTTGTGCGAGCAGACTCGAGCTCGAGCGTTGATGGGAGCTCCATTTGGGCAAGAACGACAAATTGTAGTGGCCACAGCTGCACGCGCGCCATGCTTCGACCGTGTTGATGCCGTCGGAGGTCCTGGAATCACTCCTCGAGGGTCTACGTTGCTGTCGCACCGTGGCTGTGTGGCAGCCGTCTGTTCCGTTCTGGAGCAGAGCAGAGTCTATTACTATCTTCTTTGGCGGGGATACCATGGCCGTCGTCCTCTTGCACCGGCACCAGCCTACACTTCAGATTATGCTGTCATCGAGATCTCGCATCTCAAGCTTGATGTGCAGCAGCATGTCACAGCTCTCCCACTTCATCACCCAAAGCATCTGCATCTGACATGACCGAGTCACGTCGCTCCACAAGCGCCCGGCGACTCTGCTTCTCTTGCTCCTCCTGCGCCTGCTTCAGATCCCTCAGAACAGTCTCCCTCGCGGCCTTGAACATCCTGATGACCACCCCTGCAACCTTTTCGAGCCCACTCCACTCGGCCATGCGGTCGATGTAAGCCTGCTCGACTTCCTGCTCAGTCGGTGGAGATCGCACAAGACTAATGGCGATGTCGAGGATGTCAATGGCGGAGGCTGTGTGCTTCTTGTAGTGGTGATTGAGGCTGAACTCGAGTTAGCTGTGATCCTGGACCATATATAACATGACTCAACTCTTACCACTTGTCGAGTAACGTTTTCATTCTCCTGCTCTCCAAGATCACGTTCGCGTCGGATACCATGGTCAGCCTCTGATGACCTGCCGAGTCTGTTTTGATGTCAGTCCGTGTCGCCCGCTGCCAAAAGATCATCACACCAACCTGGATCATCGCTCAGCTGAAGTGGGCCTGGTAGCATATCGCCGCAGCTCATCTGCGCTTTGATGTAGGCCGCGTGGATCAAGGCTGGATCAGTCTCGCAGCACTTGAGGCCAAGCACTTTGTATGGATCCGACATCGACCGTGGTTGGCGCGCAGTGTGACGCACAGCAGCGCGTGCACCATCACGAGCTGTCATATCGCCGTCTGCAATGTCTGCTCTTTTTTGCCGGGCTCTGACCTCGATCGTGTGGTGAAGCGGGTGGATTCTGGGGCGCCCACGACCACGTTTCGGAGCTGGCTGCGAATCTGAAGCCTGCCACGAAGACGAAGAGTGCGGTGGTGACAGAGGGCGCTTGCGCGGTCGATCTGTCTTCGGCTTGGTGTCGGCCTTGTCTGCTGCCACTGCTGGCGCGGGCGCATTTTCTGAGGCAACTGCGCAATCTGGGCCGAAACCCTGCATCTTGAGATCGGGCGATGCGCCGACCGTGGCTGCCATTTTGATGGCCGTCCCTGGGTGCGATTGCAGGAAGGGTCTGGGTAAGGAGGTTTGAGTGTACATGGAGAAGGAAAAGGTTGCACAGCGGCAGCACATGGAAATTTCGCTTACTGTTGAACGTCCTTAAAGAATTCAAGCCTGATTCTTTCAGCAAGGATACATTGCCCTCGCACAGCGAATGGCCGCCATCACAGACCAGTGAAATGAAGAGTCAGCTCCTACATATTCAGCAGAAGACGCAGAGAACGCAGATAGCACGACAGCAATTGGAAGTCACACTTATCCCACCATTCTCCTCGCCTGTGGCATGcgcttcttctccttctgtCCCTCCTTCTTCCGGCGCTTCTCGATGAGCTTTTCACGATCTTTGCTCTTCATGTCATTGAACTTCTCCACGATCGCGCGCTCCTTGATGTCCTTTTTCTTGAGGTAGTATGGCGTCTTGCCTTCTTGCACCTTGTCACGTTCTTCCTTCCTGTGCTTTCGTATAATTTCTTGCTCGCGCTCCTTGGCAGCTTTAGCCTTCAGCTTGTTCTCCATGCTGATGACCTTGCGCTTGAGGATCTCCTTGTCGTCTTCGCTCTTGGTCTTTTTCATTGCGCCTTTGAGCTCTTGGATCTCGGCCTTCTGGTAATCCTGCAAAAAAGCATATGCCTTGTCGCTGTCCCCAGGGTGGCCGTGCCGTTGGTGCATTGCATCGAATCGAGGGTCGCGCACTTGCCGCTTGGGCACATCTACTACTAGGCGTTTGCGAGTCACTTGGTGCTTTGAGGATTGTGACATAGGTGCATGCTTCGAGGATCGCGATTTCTCTGCGCCTTCCTCGGAGGGAGCCGAGTCTGAATCGTCCGAGTCGTCTTCGCTATCACCTTCCTCTGTCTGCTGTGTTCTCGACAACGACTTGCCGGCACTTGTATCAGATTTTTTGGGCTGTGCATGCCCTTCTCTCTGTGCTCTGATCTGGCGAAGCTTTTCCCTCAGCGCCTCAAGCTTGTCCTCCTGATCGGCGGTGGTATCTGAGCCACGCTTTCGTTTTCGCGAGATCGCATCTTGCGCCTGCTTGAGCGCCCCAAAAGAGACATTGCTGATCTTCTGCTCCACGTCTGAGCCCTCCTCACCAGCACTTTGTTGGTCTTCGTGCTCACTCATACCCTCATCGTCGTCGGCTTCATCGCTGATGTCACTCTCGCCATTGTCCGACCCAAATTCCAcatcgtcgtcgtcgtatGCGCCCGGTCGCGCCCGCATGTTCTGTAAGCCAACTGCCATGCTCGTACAGCTTACACAGCGCCCAGAACGAGATCGAAAGCAGTGCAGAGGTAGCGAGGATTAGGGTTTCTTGCAAGGGTCGCACGCGCTACAGAAGAATCGGGTTGAAGTTTGACGTAGCTGGGTTCACGAGCAGCCCTTGAGTTGGACAACACTTTAGCGTGCACCACAGCCTTAGGACACGTCACTTATCTCTACTGCAATATCAGCTAATCTATCCCGCCATTATAGGCGTTATCTAAGAGAGTTAGAATACCTTACTATCGCTAACTTTACCGTTAGTCTTACTGTCCTCTACGGTAGGCTATAGTAAGCTAACTTCCGCCCTATAGCTAGTATCTAATTTAGTAAAGTTACGGTAACCTACTTTTAGCCTTATTCTTACTAATttactagcttccttattAATAGCTCTCTTATAAAGCctagtatatatactaagGTAGATATTACTAGCGCTTATTACGATCtaagcgtatatataggtaatagccTATTATTAAAACTTAAGGCTTTTACGTTATTAGTATAGAAAGTTattatacgggcttatatagggtgtttcaaaagtagactatatattatatatctatctagaatagatAAGTATTactcttaaagaggctataggtaactaattagttacctaattcttagcgtacgtagccttaagttttaataataggccattacctatatatacgcttaGATCGCGATATACTCCCTTAGCTTATACGCTAGAGTAAATAAGCTAATCCTATATAATTACGTATACCCTATTATAACTACCCCTCTATCTATAGTAGTAACTTTAGACCCTCGGTATTACTACTCTCGTAATCCGagcttatatataggtaatagcctattattaaaacttaaggctacgcacgctaagaattaggtaactaattagttacctataGCCTCTCTAAGAGTAATACTTatctattctagatagatatatataacgtgctttactaccgagcgggctatactaccgagcgggctacttttgctaagaactgtactacttctacagatatagctatataactactattatagcgtatattgtctttaaacgaggccaaactaaccttagctatctaggccacgaaacgcgacgcgataattacgaatcgacttactataaaggtatacgacgcgtctcgaactacactagggtatcgattgaatagacaacctcctcggggtgactacgagcctagttcgaagaagcttatagagctagaagagagggtgatacttaagtatatactcgagctagatcttagagggttcccgctattaaaggctagtatacgagtaatagccgatttattactataagagaagggtcttaagcccgctagtcttaattagacagacaggtttattaggcggcatcgtgagctaaaggttcgtataacacgtagatacgatcgttagcgagccctaatagaagatctagacgttatcgagaagtagttcttacttatacgtaatataaaggagaagtatagtatccttaactaggacacctataacttcgacgagatagggtttataataggtgttattacgtcttagagcgtcgttacgggtttagaaaggcgtagtagaaagaggaaggtcgtttaatagggcaatagagagggagtagagagatagcgtattagatagctcttatacgaagcgagattagtaagctacgtaagtctaacgaggcccttatatagcgaaaagcacgaaagcgcaagtacattcagtctagagggtctctaaccttcgataaggcgtcgcaattaatacctctagataatactaggaggtaggaagtaagtagagagtcgctagatagtgttcggctagtactaaggctacgacgctataagcgatatagcgagtcggggcataacgtacgtacctattaagtagacttactagatagcgaagaatctaaagaggaattgtcctcctagtaacaaTTCTATAGGATatcgtcgtgttaagataccgtcgtaattaaagtagaagtagtatagttcttagtaaaagtggcccgctcggtagtatagcccgctcggtagtgaAGTACGTTATATACTATatgttgagaacatacaggccgcaggacaagcatgtaggtgtgggtgtgtcatgtgatagatcacgtgactagggtttgccagcccctataggctggcaaacatccggacacctagcatctacctacaccaacaccggcgatactgtatgtagatacacgctatcccattgggtccttcttcgtctttggtgtgatccgccgtcttccactgctgcgcaactcgtacctgtttaacaggttatgagcccgggttagcaactcggtgtttcaccctcgacaaagtcgtattggagttattcctcttcagaacaaaaggaaggcagactggaggccgcacccgcattgcacaggaagctacagccgcgctgtaggtgcatataagacgtgaaagagcctagtgaggcactgtcagactccgagtcagggagcctgtgccaatacctcagacaagtgggcgagcttactgagaagagtcgctctccggacatcgcgttcgcatcgactaactgttcattctgagagagccgcagtgtctcagaaaccccctctgctgagagagttacgctacagtgtctcagcactaacacgatccttaccgaccgactttcctcctcttcccggcggatagccatcctctccgctatcaacctcgcgttcggtttatcccatttcgatccgatcgcgtacgaccgaatacatccttttacctgagggcagccaacctgtccctcaacttacaaaaaatggagaacgagactgggttcataagaaagagagcagcacctcttctgacaagagagaaccacgaaacatggttcaagctgatgagaatacacctggtatcaaagcaggttgactgggtcctcgaagacatcatcacggacattcccgctgcaaccccatctatagcgacaccctctgcatcatcggagtcatcccttcctttggatcaagcgataaggaaggcatcgtacagacggcacaatgcaacggccctgtatgagatgtacatctgtctgtcgacagatgacc from Fulvia fulva chromosome 2, complete sequence harbors:
- a CDS encoding rRNA biogenesis protein RRP36, encoding MAVGLQNMRARPGAYDDDDVEFGSDNGESDISDEADDDEGMSEHEDQQSAGEEGSDVEQKISNVSFGALKQAQDAISRKRKRGSDTTADQEDKLEALREKLRQIRAQREGHAQPKKSDTSAGKSLSRTQQTEEGDSEDDSDDSDSAPSEEGAEKSRSSKHAPMSQSSKHQVTRKRLVVDVPKRQVRDPRFDAMHQRHGHPGDSDKAYAFLQDYQKAEIQELKGAMKKTKSEDDKEILKRKVISMENKLKAKAAKEREQEIIRKHRKEERDKVQEGKTPYYLKKKDIKERAIVEKFNDMKSKDREKLIEKRRKKEGQKEKKRMPQARRMVG